gagacaaaacttttcgacggttataaaacaaaaaatcacgatttaacggttattttaactccgattttgatgattttttacaagtacactttttgaccctatacgaatacaatgaatgaattcgatcgtcaatttaaaatatttacacaagtggataccacaaaatcttatgttatacttaatgaaagtataaataaactctaagtgttagtgaatctatcgtttggatgggatacgaattctatgaaactaattttaatgatccaaccgtcaatcttgtttgtatatgcttcgagatcgcatacgccaaaaatcacaaaaaacaaacattcagagatcaagtaatgagacaaaacttttcgacggttataaaacaaaaaatcacgatttaacggttattttaacttcgattttgataattttttacaactacacttgttgaccctatacgaatacaatgaatgaattcgatcgtcaatttaaaatatttacacaagtggataccacaaaatattattttatacttaatgaaagtataaataaactctaagtgttagtggatctatcgttttgatgggatacaaattctatgaaactaatttcaacgatcaaaccgttaaacttgtttgtatatgcttcgagatcgcatacgccaaaaatcacaaaaaacaaacatttagagatcaagtaatgagacaaaacttttcgacggttataaaacaaaaaatcacgatttaacggttattttaacttcgatttgcATATCCTTGGACATTTAACTTCGATTTAACGGTTAtgactctttcattttgcatatccttgcacatttaatattttgtaatagactagtgtatggatgtttttttattaggctcttattttcgagtgtagatgtagtacttaaatgacaaatatgttttaatattttgaagtaatatttatgtggtaatgtgcggtatgtgcaaatttaagaaaaatatatatattttttaacgggtcataacgggtcgggtcactttacccgttgggtaaagtgacccgacctgttaaggacccgttaagataacaggtgtgacacgacatgacccattaagataacaggtgttacacgaaaacgacacgaacacgacagacacgacccgtttgccaggcctacatTCAATGGATGCCATGTGGACTAATTTTACACCTAAATATATCTAAGTATTAATTGTGTCTAAAACTTCTTTCTCCTCTTCCACTAAACATTAAATTCAAACTTACgacataaacaaaaaaacattgttcattCTTCCATCGAACTCTACCACCACATCTACTTTCTTTTTAAAATCTTGAACTTTGTAAATCCGGCTAAAATAGTTCAACAATGTGCTCTCCTCTATATCCAAGTTCGAATTCCCCTATCTGGTAAAATTATATTAGAGCATCGcttgaataaaaataaataaataacttatTTGCAGTATAATTTGTAAGTTTTGAGGAGCATGCTTCAACgcgtttttttcttctaaaatagGAATGTCAAAAGCTATGCCGTAGTGGTAGGAGAGAATATTTTGCACACTGCAAAATAGAAAGTTATATAAAGCCATCAAGAATCCAAATTAAGCAAGACGCGTCCCGTTTCGACAAACAAATTGTTGTTGTCCTAGAGAAAGAAAAATTTAGTTGGGACTGAAGAAGTTGAAATGGCACTAGCTTTGCAAGCATTTCTGGTAGCTCTGTGCATCACTGCGTTCCATCAAAATTTAGCCGATGCAAAAGTTTCGAAGAGCATGTACCTCACCTGGGGTACCCAACACGCTACGATTCAAGGCGAGAATCTTAACCTCGTGCTCGATCAAACTTCAGGTTACAACTACTTTTTAACTCTTTCGATTTCTTGGGATCTACGTGCGTGCATCCGTACGAACTTGGATTAGACGATTAATTAGTTTGTTTATAACGCGTTAGTCCATCCCTGATGTGGCATTAATCAAGTTTTGCACTAGAATTCTAACTAATCTGTTGGTAGAATAATATCCATCGATGAAATGTCTCCGTGTAGAACATGTAAAAGCTCATGCAATGATCAAGTTATCTCCTCTAACCAGACTACAATACTGCCTTTGCTTTGCAGGGTCTGCTGCAATGTCAAAGAGAGGTTTCTTATTCGGAAGCATCGAGATGCTGATTAAGTTGGTACCTGGGAATTCCGCCGGGATAGTGACAGCGTACTATGTAAGTCGCTAACTGAAGCAAGATAAAAACACTGAAAAAACCCGAGCGAGATACATAGTAAACTAGCGCGTGCTAATTTGTTCATACTCAAATTTGTGCAGCTATCGTCAACAGGACCCAAACACGATGAGATAGATTTTGAATTCCTAGGGAACGTTTCTGGACAACCTTACATTGTCCACACAAACATATACACACAAGGAAATGGAACCAAAGAGCAGCAATTTTACCTCTGGTTTGACCCGACCGCGGATTTCCACAACTACACCATACATTGGAACCCTGCTGAAATTGTGTAAGCTAACTTTGCTTTCAATCTTAACAGGGTGAAAAGAAATCATCTTCTGTTGTACGAGTCGTGGAACCAAACAACTTCTAAACTTCAATACACTTTTATGATTTCAGTTGGTACGTCGATAGTTTGCCCATTCGTGTTTTCCGAAACTACGAGAACCAGGGGATTGCCTACCCCAACAAGCAAGGGATGAAGGTTTACTCCAGCTTATGGAATGCTGATAACTGGGCAACTAGAGGTGGGCTAGAGAAGATAAACTGGACCGGTGCACCCTTCACAGCCGGGTTCAAAAACTTCAGGGCAAGAGCCTGCAAGTGGGATGGAGCCGCCAGCATTAGTGTATGCGCCGCCACTTCCCGGGCTAACTGGTGGACCTCCCCTATATACAGCCGGCTGAGCAGCGGTAAGCTCGGCCAGCTGCAGTGGGTCAGGAATAACCACATGATCTATGACTACTGCAAAGACACTAAACGATTCAATGGAAAGATGCCATCTGAATGTTCTAAACAACAATTCTGATTTGAGGCTAAGCAATCAAGCTACAGAAAGAAACCCGAATCCCGTTTCAACCAGACGACTGATTCTGCAGCCTTAATTGGCTTTCCTCTTCCCGTTCACGACTGACAAATAATCCTTGTGGTTTTTATGTGTTTCGATTTTTCAATTATGTTGTATTCTGCTGTAATTCAAACAGATATACCATTTTTGTTCCTTTTTAATGATTCACTCACATTTGTATCATTCTTTTACTTGTGTTCCAGCTACATTGATCTATAAAGCGATAAACTTTCAGAGACAAAGAAGTATCAATTAAATGACcaaattgcacttgatcttcctttcttttctcagCAGCCAAACACTCAAACGTCAATACCCAAACAAATCAAGCTAACTACGCCCCCGGGAACTCGATTTTAATCGAACAAACCAAGCTTGCTATGCAACATAAGTAATTTAACGGATATTTAACAGAATAGACAATTCCGATAACGCAAAGCTTGACTTACAAGAGGATAAGTGAGATTAAAATCGAATTCTACGGGCATATAAAAAAATAAGCCTCAAGTTTATACAAACCGAATGCATAAAGCAAAGGAACCCAGTaagtaaaatttgaaattcataATGTTTATTAATCATTCACATTTGTTCGTTCTCTTACTTTTTCAGTTCCTCTGCTCAATAAATTTCAGAGAAAAACAAGTATTACTAAAATGACAAATTTCCTCTTGATTTTCCCTCATTTTCTCAGCAGCCAAACACTCAAGCATTCAGCAATCGAACGAAACAAGCTAATCTACGCATAGAATTAATACAAAACTTGAAATTCCGATTAATTGATGCAAAGCCAAATGCCCAAAACAATCAAAGCCGTACCGAACATAGCGAGGCCGAGGTGGGTCTGCTCCCCCAAGAGCAAGCCAAACACGGCGGTGGCGGCGAAGGTCGTCGCATTGGTGACGGGGACGGCAAGCGAGATCGGAGTGTGGCTGAGTATGGCGAAGAAAGTGGCAGAGGCGGAGAGGTTGACGAAGAAGGGGACTGTATACTGCCAGATTGCGAGGAGCCTGAGCCAGCTCGTCAAGGAGGCGAGAAGCTTGTGGTGGATTGGGCCGGGCTGGGCATGGGCAGAGGAGGATTTGAGGGCTTGGTCCCAGAGGAGGGCGCCGCGGCGCATTAGGGCGTTGGTGGCACCCCAAACGAGGCCAACTCCGATCATCTTCTCGACGTCTCCGATCATCGGCATTGATCTGATCTATGTCTGTGTGTCTGTGCTTTGTGTTGCAGCAACATTACACCTAGGTCTTGTTTAATGTACGGAATGAGATAAAGTTGTGATtaattaaaattgatttaaagaaaattaatgaaaaatgcttgaaattTTTGAATTCATAATAAAGTAAATTGTCTAATATATCCTTATACATGAGTTAGAAATCATGTCTTGCACGTCTATgtcaatccaattatatccctAAGACATAATCTCATTTAACTCATCAAACGAGATGTAAGATTGGTACTATATAGAGCAAAACAATGGCGTATTGGATAATTTGTTATTTCGGTTGTTTTACAACTTATGCAGGTAACAATTTTTACTAAGCACCTCTATCaagcattttat
Above is a window of Malus sylvestris chromosome 15, drMalSylv7.2, whole genome shotgun sequence DNA encoding:
- the LOC126601291 gene encoding probable xyloglucan endotransglucosylase/hydrolase protein 26; translation: MALALQAFLVALCITAFHQNLADAKVSKSMYLTWGTQHATIQGENLNLVLDQTSGSAAMSKRGFLFGSIEMLIKLVPGNSAGIVTAYYLSSTGPKHDEIDFEFLGNVSGQPYIVHTNIYTQGNGTKEQQFYLWFDPTADFHNYTIHWNPAEIVWYVDSLPIRVFRNYENQGIAYPNKQGMKVYSSLWNADNWATRGGLEKINWTGAPFTAGFKNFRARACKWDGAASISVCAATSRANWWTSPIYSRLSSGKLGQLQWVRNNHMIYDYCKDTKRFNGKMPSECSKQQF
- the LOC126601292 gene encoding uncharacterized protein LOC126601292, with translation MPMIGDVEKMIGVGLVWGATNALMRRGALLWDQALKSSSAHAQPGPIHHKLLASLTSWLRLLAIWQYTVPFFVNLSASATFFAILSHTPISLAVPVTNATTFAATAVFGLLLGEQTHLGLAMFGTALIVLGIWLCIN